From a region of the Arachis ipaensis cultivar K30076 chromosome B09, Araip1.1, whole genome shotgun sequence genome:
- the LOC107619262 gene encoding haloacid dehalogenase-like hydrolase domain-containing protein At2g33255 codes for MRCLPTKQFQPQSLPPSLSTTNTPHFTTATNLLPSSSMPLFSSILSKTATTRSLLMSSSRSPKTRLRGVVFDMDGTLTVPAIDFAAMYRAVLGEHEYNRIKSQNPSGIDILHEIENWTPQKQRKAFETIADYERQGLDRLQIMPGAAELCGLLDSKNIRRGLITRNVKSAVDLFHERFGITFSPALSREFRPYKPDPAPLLHICSVWDVLPNEVIMVGDSLKDDVACGKRAGAFTCLLDETGRYDSPKYADVEHKPDFKVTSLAEVYSILEVNFDLSP; via the exons ATGCGGTGTCTGCCTACAAAGCAGTTTCAGCCACAATCATTGCCACCGTCACTCTCCACCACGAACACACCACACTTCACTACCGCCACTAATTTACTACCATCATCATCCATGCCATTGTTCTCATCCATCCTCTCCAAAACCGCCACAACAAGGTCTCTCTTAATGTCGTCTTCGCGTTCCCCCAAAACGCGCCTCAGGGGCGTCGTTTTCGACATGGACGGAACCCTAACCGTTCCCGCCATCGACTTTGCCGCCATGTACAGAGCCGTCCTTGGTGAACACGAGTACAACAGAATCAAATCTCAGAACCCTTCCGGGATTGATATCTTGCACGAGATTGAGAACTGGACCCCTCAGAAACAGCGCAAGGCCTTTGAAACCATTGCTGATTACGAGCGCCAGGGTCTTGATCGTCTTCAAATCATGCCCG GTGCTGCTGAGCTTTGTGGTCTTCTCGATTCGAAGAATATAAG GAGGGGATTGATCACACGCAATGTAAAGTCAGCCGTTGATTTGTTCCATGAACGGTTTGGG ATTACATTTTCTCCAGCATTAAGTAGGGAGTTTCGTCCCTATAAACCGGATCCTGCTCCGCTTCTGCATATATGTTCTGTTTGGGATGTTCTACCAAATGAAGTAATAATGGTTGGAGATAGCCTTAAAGATGAT GTTGCTTGCGGGAAGCGAGCAGGAGCATTTACATGCTTGCTTGATGAGACGGGAAGATATGATTCTCCCAAGTACGCCGATGTTGAACACAAACCGGATTTCAAGGTGACTTCCCTTGCTGAAGTTTACTCAATTTTGGAGGTAAATTTTGACTTGTCACCATGA
- the LOC107619155 gene encoding uncharacterized protein LOC107619155 isoform X2: MEDHSFLTRMMSHLRSTCKYYTGYPKDLGPSRVIHFTSEREFVELLHEGYPMVVAFTIRGNYTRHLDKVLEEAAVEFYPHVKFMRVECPKYPGFCITRQKNEYPFIEIFHSPEQAANQGRVADPSIKKYNVKVLPFNYDVSAYGFREFFKRHGISASDPK; encoded by the exons ATGGAGGATCATTCATTTTTAACTCGGATGATGAGTCACCTTCGTTCAACCTGCAA GTATTACACTGGTTACCCGAAGGATCTTGGACCATCACGGGTTATTCATTTTACCTCTGAGCGCGAATTTGTTGAACTCCTTCATGAAGGTTATCCTATGGTGGTTGCATTTACAATCAG GGGAAATTACACGCGACATCTTGACAAAGTATTAGAGGAAGCCGCTGTGGAGTTCTATCCACACGTGAAGTTCATGCGT GTTGAATGCCCAAAGTATCCTGGGTTTTGTATAACTCGGCAGAAAAACGAGTATCCATTCATTGAGATATTTCATAGCCCGGAACAA GCAGCTAACCAGGGAAGGGTGGCTGATCCAAGTATTAAAAAATACAATGTGAAGGTCTTGCCT TTCAACTATGACGTTAGTGCTTATGGATTTAGAGAATTCTTCAAGCGCCATGGTATAAGCGCATCAGATCCAAAATAG
- the LOC107619155 gene encoding pentatricopeptide repeat-containing protein At3g12770 isoform X1, with protein sequence MILPTTFSFSLTNSRYYNSATISHHFLLRLLQLCVDHCSLKRTHQSHSQILTNGFSQDPFLLTRLISAYATCGYSNFSRRVFETLDAKNVYLWNSMINAYAKNRHFFGALELFRQMCPSVSPDDYTLATVSKVCGELEDLICGKVVHGKSMRIGFLSDVVVANSVMAMYNRCGMFSDAMKVFDEMPHRTVSSFNVIISGFAALERCGSYSSEGFWLKFFMRMQSEGFEPDAFTVASLLPMFCAGSSEKWDYGREIHCYLVKNGLDMDMGSDVHVGSSLIDMYSRSGKVVLGRAVFDQMKSRNVYVWTAMINGYVENREPEHALVMFREMQAKDEAQPNKVSLVSVLPACGLLAGLTGGKQVHAFAIKMELNDDVSLCNALIDMYSKCGSLEYGRRVFDNILYPKDGISWGSMISAYGLHGRGEEAVATYYEMLKQGIKPDMITVVGVLSACSKSGLVDEGIDIYNSLMTKHEMQPTIEICACVVDMLGRSGRLDQALNFIKEMPLDPSPSVWGSLLSASIIHGNSTTRDLAYRCLLELEPENPSNYISLSNTYASDRRWDVVTEVRTMMKERGLRKVPGCSWITISGKTHSFMVADKAHPSSDLIYEMLVDMVSVMTGDVYDDIDILP encoded by the coding sequence ATGATTCTCCCTACAACATTCAGTTTCAGCCTCACAAACTCTCGTTATTACAACTCTGCCACTATTTCCCACCACTTCCTCCTCCGCCTCCTTCAGCTCTGCGTCGACCACTGCTCCCTCAAACGCACCCACCAATCCCACTCTCAAATCCTCACAAATGGCTTCTCCCAAGACCCCTTCCTCCTCACAAGGCTCATCTCTGCTTACGCCACCTGCGGATATTCAAACTTCTCCAGGCGCGTTTTTGAGACCCTTGACGCCAAGAACGTCTACCTTTGGAACTCAATGATCAATGCTTATGCCAAAAATCGCCACTTTTTTGGGGCACTCGAGTTGTTCCGCCAAATGTGTCCTAGTGTTTCGCCCGATGATTACACTCTAGCAACTGTTTCCAAGGTTTGTGGCGAGCTTGAGGACCTGATTTGTGGGAAGGTGGTTCATGGGAAGAGCATGAGGATTGGGTTTTTGTCTGATGTTGTTGTTGCAAATTCTGTAATGGCAATGTATAATAGGTGTGGGATGTTTAGTGATGCGATGAAGGTGTTTGACGAAATGCCTCACAGGACTGTGAGTTCGTTTAATGTTATAATTTCTGGGTTTGCCGCTTTGGAAAGATGTGGTTCTTATTCCAGTGAAGGTTTCTGGTTGAAGTTTTTTATGAGAATGCAATCTGAAGGGTTTGAGCCTGATGCTTTCACAGTTGCAAGTCTCTTGCCTATGTTTTGTGCTGGTAGTAGTGAGAAATGGGATTATGGGAGGGAAATCCACTGTTATCTTGTGAAGAATGGGTTGGATATGGATATGGGTTCTGATGTTCATGTAGGATCTTCTTTGATAGATATGTATTCGAGGAGTGGTAAGGTTGTTCTTGGTAGGGCAGTGTTTGATCAAATGAAGAGCAGAAATGTTTATGTGTGGACGGCGATGATCAATGGTTATGTAGAGAACAGAGAACCTGAGCATGCATTGGTTATGTTCCGTGAGATGCAAGCAAAGGATGAAGCACAACCCAATAAAGTGTCACTCGTTAGTGTGCTTCCAGCTTGTGGCTTGCTTGCTGGGTTAACTGGTGGGAAACAAGTCCATGCATTTGCTATAAAAATGGAGCTAAATGATGATGTTTCCCTATGTAATGCTTTAATAGATATGTATTCCAAATGTGGGAGTTTGGAATATGGTAGACGAGTGTTTGACAATATTTTGTACCCCAAAGATGGTATCTCTTGGGGTTCAATGATATCTGCATACGGATTACatggaagaggagaagaagcTGTTGCCACATATTATGAAATGCTCAAGCAAGGGATTAAACCAGACATGATAACAGTTGTTGGTGTTCTTTCTGCTTGTAGCAAGTCAGGATTGGTTGATGAAGGCATCGATATATATAACTCACTAATGACTAAGCATGAAATGCAACCAACAATTGAAATTTGTGCTTGTGTTGTTGACATGTTAGGTCGATCAGGCCGGCTTGATCAAGCCTTAAATTTCATAAAAGAAATGCCGCTGGATCCCAGTCCAAGTGTCTGGGGATCTCTTTTAAGTGCTTCTATAATACATGGAAATTCGACGACAAGAGACCTGGCGTATAGGTGTCTCTTAGAGCTAGAACCTGAAAATCCTTCGAATTACATCTCACTTTCGAATACATATGCTTCCGATAGAAGATGGGATGTGGTAACTGAGGTGAGAACAATGATGAAAGAAAGAGGCTTAAGAAAAGTTCCAGGTTGCAGTTGGATAACTATCAGTGGAAAGACTCATTCCTTTATGGTTGCTGACAAAGCTCATCCATCTTCTGATTTAATCTATGAAATGTTGGTTGACATGGTATCAGTAATGACAGGAGATGTTTATGATGATATTGATATTCTTCCATGA